Proteins encoded within one genomic window of Acidiferrobacter thiooxydans:
- a CDS encoding DnaA N-terminal domain-containing protein, with product MWKKCLDRLEEELSAQQFNTWIRPLQAEWDKNCLR from the coding sequence ATCTGGAAAAAATGTTTGGACCGGCTCGAAGAGGAGCTGTCCGCACAGCAATTCAATACGTGGATCCGGCCGCTTCAGGCCGAGTGGGATAAGAACTGTTTACGGTT